Proteins encoded together in one Candidatus Obscuribacterales bacterium window:
- a CDS encoding (2Fe-2S) ferredoxin domain-containing protein, whose product MPERRPDMPKQVLVCQHTACRRAGSHRVLAAFESQPIEGWTMVASSCFGHCGNGPMVWVLPDDIKYHHVLPEEVGAIVTRHLLQGNPIVAMQYLTRP is encoded by the coding sequence ATGCCTGAGCGCCGACCTGATATGCCGAAACAAGTTTTGGTTTGTCAGCATACAGCCTGCCGCCGGGCGGGAAGTCATCGAGTCCTAGCTGCCTTTGAAAGCCAACCTATTGAAGGGTGGACAATGGTGGCTAGCTCCTGTTTTGGACATTGTGGCAACGGCCCCATGGTTTGGGTGTTGCCTGATGATATTAAGTACCACCATGTGTTGCCCGAAGAAGTTGGGGCGATCGTCACGCGCCATCTTTTACAGGGAAACCCCATTGTCGCCATGCAGTACCTCACACGTCCTTAG